In Risungbinella massiliensis, a single window of DNA contains:
- the dapB gene encoding 4-hydroxy-tetrahydrodipicolinate reductase, producing the protein MMEIRIIVAGASGKMGQETIRLLSRTPHFRLVGATSRKHAGKEVGNVVGTPSFGVHFKADLAEVIDQVEADVLVDFTTPELGKRHIRLALESGIRPVMGTTGFTEQEIAELSQLCKDKQLGAIIAPNFAIGAVLMMDFAKRAARYLPHVEIIESHHDQKLDAPSGTSMKTAELIANSRKEVRQGHPDEVELREGARGAYYDGFRIHSIRLPGMVAHQEVLFGGTGQLLTIRHDSYNRESFMPGVQLATEKVMELSGLVYGLENILQL; encoded by the coding sequence ATCATGGAAATTCGCATAATAGTAGCTGGGGCTTCAGGAAAAATGGGGCAAGAGACAATTCGTCTTTTGTCACGAACTCCCCATTTTCGTCTAGTAGGAGCTACCTCTCGAAAACACGCTGGAAAAGAAGTAGGGAATGTAGTAGGAACCCCCTCCTTTGGAGTACATTTTAAAGCTGATTTGGCGGAAGTAATCGACCAGGTAGAAGCAGATGTGCTGGTTGATTTCACTACTCCCGAGCTGGGTAAACGACATATTCGATTAGCTTTAGAATCAGGAATTCGACCAGTAATGGGAACAACAGGCTTTACCGAACAAGAAATTGCGGAATTATCTCAGTTGTGTAAGGACAAGCAACTTGGAGCCATTATTGCACCCAATTTTGCCATTGGAGCAGTTTTGATGATGGATTTTGCCAAGCGAGCAGCACGATACTTACCACACGTAGAAATTATTGAATCCCACCATGATCAAAAATTGGACGCGCCATCCGGAACTTCGATGAAGACGGCTGAACTGATTGCCAATTCCCGCAAAGAAGTACGCCAAGGGCACCCAGATGAGGTGGAATTACGTGAAGGAGCTCGTGGTGCATACTATGATGGATTCCGCATCCACAGTATCCGGTTACCTGGAATGGTAGCGCATCAAGAGGTGCTATTTGGAGGAACAGGACAGTTACTTACCATACGACACGATTCCTATAATCGAGAATCTTTCATGCCAGGTGTTCAGTTGGCAACAGAAAAAGTAATGGAGCTATCTGGTCTTGTCTATGGTTTAGAAAATATCCTCCAATTATAG
- a CDS encoding biotin--[acetyl-CoA-carboxylase] ligase — protein MPSNVRTKMLEVLIQEEKGYVSGAQISRKLGVSRAAVWKQMEELRREGYEIEAKPNHGYKLRYRPDRVAPEEISPHLETKWVGRSIRYFPSVSSTQIIAHEWAKEKAPSGAFVLAEEQTSGRGRLGRAWHSPISTGIWMSGIFRPKIPLYLAPQLTLLTSVAVCEAIQEETGLSVGIKWPNDLYVEGKKICGILTELRGDQDQIDYAVIGIGINVNLTEDQIPEELLTRATSLQKELGKSIHRATLITKIWKRLENLYLIYEEKGFEVIRLLWESYANMLQKPIIANTPQGWVEGIALGLNAHGALRMQTETGVQEVYSAEIEAKT, from the coding sequence ATGCCTTCCAATGTGCGGACTAAAATGTTAGAAGTATTGATTCAAGAGGAAAAAGGCTATGTTTCAGGAGCGCAAATTAGTCGAAAGCTTGGTGTGAGTAGAGCCGCGGTTTGGAAACAGATGGAGGAGCTTCGTCGAGAAGGATATGAGATTGAAGCAAAACCAAACCATGGCTATAAATTACGATACCGACCTGATCGAGTAGCTCCAGAAGAGATTTCTCCACATTTAGAAACGAAGTGGGTGGGACGGAGTATTCGTTATTTTCCTTCTGTCTCCTCTACTCAGATTATCGCTCATGAATGGGCAAAAGAAAAGGCACCAAGCGGTGCCTTTGTGCTTGCAGAAGAACAGACGTCTGGCAGAGGACGATTGGGACGTGCATGGCATTCTCCTATTTCCACAGGCATTTGGATGAGCGGAATTTTTCGTCCTAAAATCCCCCTGTATTTAGCTCCACAGTTAACCTTACTAACTTCTGTAGCAGTATGTGAAGCGATTCAAGAAGAGACAGGCTTATCAGTAGGGATTAAATGGCCCAATGACCTTTATGTAGAAGGAAAAAAGATATGTGGAATCTTGACAGAGCTTCGAGGAGATCAAGATCAAATTGATTATGCGGTCATTGGGATTGGAATCAATGTGAACTTAACAGAAGATCAGATTCCAGAGGAGTTATTAACAAGAGCAACTTCTTTACAAAAGGAACTAGGGAAGTCCATTCATCGAGCTACTCTTATCACGAAAATTTGGAAACGCTTGGAGAATTTATACTTGATATACGAAGAAAAGGGCTTTGAGGTAATTCGGCTTTTGTGGGAAAGCTATGCTAATATGCTTCAAAAACCAATTATCGCGAACACGCCACAAGGATGGGTAGAAGGAATTGCTCTAGGATTAAATGCCCACGGCGCTCTTCGTATGCAGACGGAAACAGGGGTACAAGAAGTTTATTCAGCTGAGATCGAAGCCAAAACGTAA
- the bshA gene encoding N-acetyl-alpha-D-glucosaminyl L-malate synthase BshA, whose translation MRIGITCYPSHGGSGVVATELGKLLAENGHEVHFITYEMPFRLGNFHQNIFYHEVEANQYALFKFPPYDLALASRMAQVAIDHKLDLLHVHYAVPHAVAAVLAKQMVGDHLKVVTTLHGTDITVLGEDPTLKGIIKFGLEKSDMVTAVSDSLIQQTYDMFHVKVPIERIYNFVDERVYYPRDVQSIRRQYVSDEEKILLHISNFRPVKRPKDVVDIFHRVQEKVPSHLLLVGEGPELMNIHQQVIDLGIQDRVHFLGKQNEVAQLISLADLLLLPSEKESFGLVALEAMACGVPTVGSATGGVPELVKQGETGYLANVGDVPAMAESAIDILSHPHLHEKMVSNGLERASKHFSGSAITKQYEALYQRLLQQD comes from the coding sequence TTGCGTATAGGGATCACTTGTTATCCATCGCATGGTGGATCTGGAGTTGTAGCGACAGAACTGGGAAAATTACTTGCTGAAAATGGACATGAAGTTCATTTTATTACGTATGAAATGCCATTTCGTTTAGGGAATTTTCATCAAAATATTTTTTATCATGAAGTAGAAGCAAATCAATATGCACTTTTTAAATTCCCTCCATATGATCTAGCACTTGCAAGTAGAATGGCGCAGGTAGCCATTGACCATAAGTTGGATCTTTTACATGTACACTATGCCGTTCCGCATGCTGTGGCAGCTGTCTTGGCAAAACAGATGGTGGGAGATCACTTGAAGGTAGTTACCACATTGCATGGTACCGATATTACGGTATTGGGAGAAGATCCTACTTTAAAAGGAATTATTAAATTTGGTTTGGAGAAGAGCGATATGGTGACTGCAGTCTCCGATAGTCTCATTCAACAAACTTATGACATGTTCCACGTAAAAGTTCCGATTGAGCGAATATATAACTTTGTAGACGAACGTGTGTATTATCCACGTGATGTGCAATCTATTCGTCGACAGTATGTCTCTGACGAAGAAAAAATCTTGCTGCATATTTCCAACTTCCGCCCTGTCAAACGCCCCAAAGATGTGGTAGATATTTTTCACCGTGTACAGGAAAAAGTCCCTTCCCATTTGCTATTGGTAGGGGAAGGTCCAGAACTAATGAATATTCATCAACAAGTGATTGATTTGGGGATTCAAGATCGTGTTCATTTCTTGGGCAAACAAAATGAGGTAGCTCAGTTGATCTCATTAGCAGACTTGCTTCTACTTCCATCCGAAAAAGAAAGTTTTGGGTTAGTAGCATTAGAAGCGATGGCTTGTGGAGTACCAACAGTTGGATCGGCTACTGGTGGAGTTCCAGAGCTTGTAAAACAAGGTGAGACTGGTTATTTAGCCAATGTGGGAGATGTTCCTGCGATGGCAGAGAGCGCTATTGATATCCTCAGCCATCCTCATTTGCATGAGAAGATGGTTTCCAATGGTTTGGAACGGGCAAGTAAACATTTTTCAGGAAGTGCTATCACGAAGCAGTATGAGGCATTGTACCAACGTTTGTTGCAACAAGATTAG
- a CDS encoding nucleotide pyrophosphohydrolase: MSQEKTIKEMQKEVDAYISQFQEGYFQPLSMLARMTEEIGELAREVNHQFGEKPKKKSEEDNSIQNELGDLLFIITCFANSLQIDLDEAFDEVMQKYNSRDRDRWTRKKDS, from the coding sequence ATGTCGCAAGAAAAGACGATCAAAGAGATGCAAAAAGAAGTAGATGCATACATAAGCCAGTTTCAAGAAGGGTATTTTCAACCATTATCGATGTTGGCTCGGATGACGGAAGAGATTGGCGAGCTAGCTCGAGAGGTAAACCATCAATTTGGAGAAAAACCAAAAAAGAAGAGCGAAGAGGATAACAGTATCCAAAATGAATTAGGGGATCTGCTCTTTATTATTACGTGTTTTGCTAATTCGCTCCAGATTGACCTAGATGAAGCATTTGATGAAGTAATGCAAAAATACAACTCTCGAGATCGAGACCGTTGGACTAGGAAAAAAGACTCCTAA
- a CDS encoding CCA tRNA nucleotidyltransferase, protein MQDLRRAAEQVMEKLESAGYQAYMVGGCVRDLLLGRTPDDYDLATDAEPSVVEELFEKTIPTGIQHGTVIVINQEIPIEVTTFRVEGAYLDGRHPENVSFVKELSKDLSRRDFTINAMALDLRGKLYDYYQGQDDLEKKKIRAVGIPQDRFSEDALRMIRAIRFAAQLDFSIEPETFRAIKLCREGAKNLAVERVSAELTKLWKSNQPSVGLQEFWDTGLLFCTNPFAHWEKQPAPSLGELLRFDLYDDPALRWAYLLYLLQTPQSLLPLRLSDLKLSHKESVRILTASETGRAWTYRKDDMELRALLLQYGLEWTIRANQFANMIYQDEFLEQTEEINRNWHEMPVKMLKELPVKGSDLINRLQKPAGPWVGKTLTYLLEQVAFGELENQRPVLLDEGERYAFQCAD, encoded by the coding sequence ATGCAAGATTTACGCAGAGCTGCGGAACAAGTGATGGAGAAGCTAGAAAGTGCAGGTTATCAAGCATACATGGTAGGAGGATGCGTCCGAGATTTACTTCTAGGGCGTACTCCAGATGATTATGATCTTGCAACAGATGCAGAACCATCTGTTGTCGAGGAGTTGTTTGAAAAAACTATCCCCACGGGAATTCAACATGGAACAGTAATAGTCATCAATCAAGAGATTCCGATTGAAGTAACTACGTTTCGAGTAGAAGGAGCTTATCTTGATGGTCGTCATCCAGAGAATGTTTCCTTTGTAAAAGAGCTATCTAAGGATTTAAGCAGAAGAGACTTTACCATAAATGCGATGGCGTTGGATCTGCGAGGGAAGTTGTACGATTACTACCAAGGTCAAGATGATCTAGAGAAGAAGAAAATTCGGGCAGTAGGAATTCCTCAGGATCGTTTCTCGGAAGATGCACTTCGGATGATTCGGGCGATTCGTTTTGCAGCGCAGTTGGATTTTTCTATCGAACCCGAAACATTTCGAGCAATTAAATTATGCCGAGAAGGCGCTAAAAACTTGGCAGTAGAACGAGTAAGTGCAGAGCTTACGAAACTGTGGAAGTCTAATCAACCATCTGTCGGACTTCAAGAATTTTGGGATACTGGATTACTATTTTGTACCAATCCATTTGCTCATTGGGAAAAGCAGCCTGCTCCAAGTCTTGGGGAGCTACTTCGATTTGATCTCTATGATGATCCAGCTTTACGCTGGGCGTATCTACTCTATTTATTACAGACTCCTCAATCATTATTGCCATTACGTTTGTCTGACCTTAAGCTATCTCATAAAGAAAGTGTACGTATTCTAACAGCTAGTGAAACGGGACGAGCTTGGACGTATCGAAAAGACGATATGGAGCTTCGGGCTCTGCTCCTTCAATACGGATTAGAGTGGACTATACGAGCAAATCAATTTGCTAATATGATTTACCAAGATGAATTTTTGGAGCAGACAGAAGAGATTAATCGTAATTGGCACGAAATGCCTGTCAAAATGTTGAAAGAACTACCTGTAAAAGGATCTGATTTAATCAACCGTCTCCAAAAACCAGCAGGACCTTGGGTTGGAAAAACATTAACTTATTTACTAGAACAAGTAGCTTTTGGAGAACTAGAAAACCAAAGACCAGTCTTGTTAGATGAGGGAGAACGATATGCCTTCCAATGTGCGGACTAA